The Drosophila nasuta strain 15112-1781.00 chromosome 2L, ASM2355853v1, whole genome shotgun sequence genome window below encodes:
- the LOC132784688 gene encoding leucine-rich repeat protein 1, giving the protein MKILCEVQVVNRTTQANRTPRAVKSTLAIGYKQSARDSNGNTKKELEMVLFTPQVKAGTRYKVRDNIHSVHTKFVLDGKATIGFKQPAENLLIKCDPIQLKGFLQTLKLGMEGKDAINLRLNIASATAIPQKSQPQQRMTINKRSEYPIKGFPRTLKSLSINNIQLMKLSFEICTLRNLTQLDVSGNKLTKIPAELGRLALTSLHLSGNALGELNDWCWLRGNKLTQSLCELDLSANGLDYFPPALVRYERLVTLNLNHNNLHHLPFAIRRLQKLRSLHVSSNKLESLPAAIEDLHIDLLDVWGNCFKGFNVEAAQTQLQRTTASHTPTPLWLQSARVVANHKLPYSASTLPAILIELISEAPKCLCGKLCYALEAQDLLKRVTQPKFTHIKNLTYSREHQIYSDVIICGPNCCAYQQLKALFTIRIV; this is encoded by the exons ATGAAAATACTATGCGAGGTGCAAGTGGTTAATCGCACTACACAAGCAAATCGAACACCTAGAGCTGTGAAATCTACACTCGCCATTGGGTATAAGCAAAGTGCGCGCGATTCCAATGGCAATACCAAAAAGGAGCTGGAGATGGTGTTGTTTACACCCCAAGTCAAGGCGGGCACGCGGTACAAGGTGCGGGACAACATACACAGCGTGCACACAAAGTTCGTGCTAGATGGCAAGGCAACGATTGGTTTCAAACAGCCTGCAGAGAATCTGCTAATCAAATGTGATCCTATACAGCTGAAAGGCTTCCTTCAAACTCTCAAGCTAGGCATGGAGGGTAAGGATGCCATTAATCTGAGACTGAACATAGCGTCAGCGACGGCCATACCACAAAAGTCCCAGCCACAGCAACGCATGACGATCAACAAACGCAGCGAGTATCCCATCAAAGGATTTCCGCGCACACTTAAATCACTGTCAATTAACAATATTCAACTAATGAAGCTTAGCTTCGAGATCTGCACGCTGCGCAATCTAACTCAGCTGGATGTGAGCGGCAATAAGCTGACAAAG ATTCCTGCTGAGCTCGGCAGATTGGCGCTGACCTCGCTGCATTTGAGTGGAAATGCCTTAGGCGAGCTCAACGATTGGTGCTGGCTGCGTGGCAACAAGTTGACGCAATCGCTCTGCGAGCTAGACTTATCGGCCAACGGACTCGACTACTTTCCGCCTGCCTTGGTTAGATACGAGCGTCTGGTTACGCTAAATCTCAATCACAACAATCTGCATCACCTGCCGTTTGCCATACGTCGGCTGCAGAAGCTACGTTCGCTGCACGTGTCCAGCAATAAATTGGAATCATTGCCCGCGGCCATAGAAGATTTGCACATCGATTTGCTCGATGTCTGGGGCAACTGCTTCAAGGGTTTCAATGTGGAGGCCGCCCAAACTCAACTGCAACGCACCACTGCCTCACACACACCGACGCCGCTTTGGTTGCAATCTGCACGCGTTGTCGCCAACCACAAATTGCCCTACTCGGCGAGCACATTGCCCGCCATACTCATCGAACTCATCTCGGAGGCGCCCAAGTGTCTGTGTGGCAAACTGTGCTATGCGCTGGAAGCGCAGGATTTGCTGAAGCGTGTGACGCAACCGAAGTTTACGCACATTAAAAATCTGACCTACAGTCGTGAGCATCAGATCTATTCGGATGTGATCATCTGTGGTCCCAATTGCTGTGCCTATCAGCAGCTTAAAGCGCTGTTTACAATTCGAATTGTGTGa
- the LOC132784681 gene encoding long-chain fatty acid transport protein 4 produces the protein MGWFIAVLVALSALLLTRSWRWFYIAGATAKRDLTALWAYGKLLRYTKRHERLNYTVADVFERSVRANPEKVAIVSETQKWTFRQVNEHANRVANVLQAQGYQKGDVVGLLLENRAEYVATWLGLSKIGVITPLINTNLRGPSLLHSITVAHCNALIYGEDFIEAVSDVSKDLPANLTLFQFNNENNNTQSDALKQAKNLNTLLSAASAEKPGKTQVAHHDKLVYIYTSGTTGLPKAAVISHSRYLFIAAGIHYTMGFKDDDVFYTPLPLYHTAGGIMCMGQSVLFGSTVSIRKKFSASNYFVDCAKFNATVGQYIGEMARYILATKSSSNDRAHRVRLVFGNGLRPQIWPQFVERFNIAKVGEFYGATEGNANIMNHDNTVGAIGFVSRILPKVYPISIIRADPDTGEPIRNSDGLCQLCEPNEPGVFIGKIVKGNPSREFLGYVDAKASAKKIVKDVFKHGDMAFLSGDLLVADEKGYLYFKDRTGDTFRWKGENVSTSEVEAQVSNVAGYKDTVVYGVTIPHTEGRAGMAAIYDPQRELDLDVFAVNLAKVLPAYARPQILRLLTKVDLTGTFKLRKVDLQKEGYDPNVIKDALYYQTAKGRYELLTPSAYEQVQRNEIRF, from the exons ATGGGTTGGTTTATTGCGGTGCTCGTTGCGCTCAGCGCTTTGCTGCTAACAAGGTCTTGGCGCTGGTTCTACATCGCGGGAGCAACAGCCAAACGAGATTTAAC CGCTCTCTGGGCCTATGGCAAATTGTTGCGTTACACGAAGCGTCATGAACGTCTCAACTACACGGTTGCCGATGTCTTTGAGCGCAGTGTTCGCGCCAATCCCGAGAAGGTGGCCATTGTCAGCGAGACCCAGAAATGGACATTCCGCCAGGTCAACGAACATGCCAACCGTGTGGCAAATGTGCTGCAGGCTCAGGGCTATCAGAAGGGCGACGTTGTCGGTCTGCTGCTGGAGAATCGTGCCGAGTATGTGGCCACCTGGTTGGGTCTGTCGAAGATCGGTGTCATCACCCCGCTGATCAACACCAATTTGCGTGGCCCTTCGCTGCTGCACAGCATCACTGTGGCCCATTGCAATGCGCTGATCTATGGCGAGGATTTCATTGAGGCTGTCAGTGATGTGAGCAAGGATTTGCCCGCTAATCTGACCCTGTTCCAGTTCAataacgagaacaacaacacgcaATCGGATGCTTTGAAGCAGGCCAAGAATCTTAACACTCTCCTGTCAGCGGCCAGTGCTGAGAAACCCGGAAAGACGCAAGTGGCGCATCATGACAAACTCGTCTACATCTATACGTCGGGCACAACGGGTCTGCCCAAGGCGGCGGTTATCTCCCATTCACG GTACTTATTCATTGCTGCTGGTATTCACTATACGATGGGCTTCAAAGATGACGATGTCTTCTACACTCCATTGCCGCTCTATCACACAGCTGGTGGCATCATGTGCATGGGTCAATCTGTGCTCTTTGGCTCCACTGTCTCCATCCGCAAGAAGTTCTCGGCTTCCAACTATTTCGTAGACTGTGCCAAGTTTAATGCCACA GTTGGTCAATACATTGGTGAAATGGCGCGTTACATTCTGGCCACCAAATCCTCGTCCAACGATCGTGCACATCGCGTGCGTTTGGTCTTCGGCAACGGATTGCGTCCACAGATTTGGCCGCAATTCGTGGAGCGTTTCAACATTGCCAAAGTGGGTGAATTCTATGGCGCCACCGAGGGCAATGCTAACATTATGAACCACGACAACACTGTGGGCGCCATTGGCTTCGTGTCCCGCATTCTGCCCAAGGTCTATCCCATTTCCATAATCCGCGCCGATCCCGACACCGGCGAACCCATTCGCAACAGTGACGGACTCTGCCAGCTGTGTGAACCCAACGAGCCTGGCGTGTTTATTGGCAAGATTGTCAAGGGAAATCCATCGCGTGAATTTTTGGGCTATGTCGATGCCAAGGCGTCGGCTAAGAAGATTGTCAAGGATGTGTTCAAACACGGCGACATGGCATTCCTTTCCGGTGATCTGCTGGTCGCCGATGAGAAGGGTTATTTGTACTTCAAGGATCGCACAGGCGACACGTTCCGCTGGAAGGGTGAAAACGTCTCGACCAGCGAGGTGGAAGCTCAGGTCAGCAATGTGGCCGGCTACAAGGACACTGTGGTGTACGGAGTGACCATACCGCATACCGAAGGACGCGCCGGCATGGCTGCCATCTATGATCCGCAACGGGAACTCGATCTGGATGTGTTTGCCGTGAATCTTGCCAAAGTGCTGCCTGCGTATGCACGTCCCCAAATCTTGCGACTGCTCACCAAGGTGGATTTGACGGGCACGTTCAAGCTGCGCAAAGTGGATCTGCAGAAGGAGGGCTACGATCCCAATGTGATCAAGGATGCGCTCTACTATCAGACAGCCAAGGGACGCTACGAGCTGCTCACGCCCAGCGCTTACGAGCAGGTGCAACGCAACGAGATTCGATTTTAA
- the LOC132784694 gene encoding malectin: MCNNNHIACKHNVNNLQQTTNSVVLRMLPLSIVLLLLLPAATLAEPLKVVYAVNAGGDKHTDQNGIHYEADPIKVGISSDYGKHLLMIGRVQEQDEILYRTERYHTTTFGYDFPADGDGDYALIMKFCEVYFDAPNRKVFDVLLNRKHTVIKQLDIYNQVGRGSAHDEIVYFKIVNGRLHYEYEGEIETSDVRNGQLRLDFIKGALDNPKINAFALLKGDVSQLPRLHNSEASERRSEIEEEDKQREQRPRDNQQHQERIVRYNEQRQSQRGYDDEDDEDEDDYEVEEGDSQQQQQQQMPEHQQQQHHHQQQQQQSKRPVRSGPRQPNPYSMDDSSILMPVFIAIGAFIPLLFCLCKL, from the coding sequence aTGTGCAATAACAACCACATTGCATGCAAACACAATGTAAACAACTTGCAGCAAACAACGAACTCAGTTGTATTGAGAATGTTGCCACTGTCGATTGttttgctgctcctgctgccaGCTGCAACGCTCGCTGAACCCCTCAAAGTCGTGTATGCCGTCAATGCCGGAGGCGATAAACATACGGATCAAAATGGCATACACTACGAGGCAGATCCCATCAAGGTGGGCATCTCCTCGGACTATGGCAAGCATTTATTGATGATTGGACGCGTGCAGGAGCAGGATGAGATACTCTATCGCACCGAACGTTATCACACCACTACATTTGGCTATGATTTTCCTGCGGATGGCGATGGTGACTATGCATTGATCATGAAGTTCTGTGAGGTTTATTTCGATGCACCCAATCGAAAGGTGTTCGATGTGCTCCTCAATAGAAAGCACACAGTGATCAAGCAGCTGGATATCTACAACCAAGTGGGACGTGGCTCGGCACACGATGAGATTGTATACTTTAAAATTGTCAACGGACGACTGCATTACGAATACGAGGGAGAAATCGAGACATCTGATGTGCGCAATGGACAACTACGTCTGGACTTCATCAAGGGAGCTTTGGATAACCCAAAGATTAACGCATTTGCATTGCTTAAGGGCGATGTGTCGCAGCTGCCACGTCTGCACAATAGCGAAGCGAGCGAGCGACGTTCGGAGATCGAGGAGGAAGATAAGCAACGAGAGCAGCGACCACGTGACAACCAACAGCATCAGGAGCGCATTGTGCGTTACAATGAGCAGCGGCAATCGCAACGAGGCtatgacgatgaggatgacgaggatgaggatgatTATGAGGTAGAGGAGGGTGActctcaacagcagcagcaacaacagatgccggaacatcagcaacagcaacaccaccatcaacaacagcagcagcaatcgaaGCGTCCAGTGCGTAGTGGACCACGTCAGCCAAACCCCTATTCCATGGATGATTCATCCATATTGATGCCAGTGTTTATCGCCATCGGAGCGTTTATACCACTGCTCTTTTGCCTGTGCAAACTGTGA
- the LOC132788777 gene encoding WD repeat-containing protein 75 — MNFDDEDRLELQHLAGGSIVEHAPVFSEQGRFIFVRCNQKVQVFVTSTGELTRELDDATSPLISLELDVKHPDLLLGCTSSGQLLRWHWRTGVVQKEVRLNLDSDYTEVVTCNLLNLYKGGETACAFVTAKHNSANTMKWFVFNTNTGAQIDVNCSLRLRTQTPVVDVSKGAFKYIAIAQFMSVHFVQYETWQCFSFKNRMPLTCIRLSPFEQMAAIGTQYGQVLIWRQFDNPESLQRTVHHWHSSAVSCIAFTPTGMSFYSGGLERVLVKWSLTSTQERSFLPRMSSVLKHIVISDGNEKLLVCTADNALQFVDPNEMKLLSTLQHFTYALSDNGDNGLFPIGLCLNPRTNSLVLNGRIGQLQFYSAYTKSLLYNLRVVEGNVQSAEPRTIIYNTCVTRAAFNINWMATGEVYNDQQNFPELQLKFWQYQEKLQTYKLNTNIELPHQDGFVAIVFSNQFQVDNLRCASAGKDNVIKLWTLTDSENIYKRSVMWTCEAQASYKHQRLESICFSQDGSLLAAGYGHTLVLFDARTLRLLHALSTSAGYDGVVSKAQVRLSHTAINGTRTELVQQRQQLWGLLQTLLNSNDKKLVQQAQQLMASPSSSNQSQRQSSTAKEPSKQEIYKHIMQMAELGLHQKLQLLRHFDIECYVSTAFQKSLKAHLQMCGVEPQSANERVRTLNERLHRLQPRQRFKAKVRLLQLKKRRQNYELDRHEILPLFSMLQLDETTKPAEKQTSQQACHTSIHSKKGSMKAKESGEKLAPLQGSAQISHVQFGSGAQAHLVAVCTETRVLIWNLMTLRLQAGLKLSVRQLAFDPLTNLIAAVTRNNELHVFQPNVPLPIYQRSNLPQLHGLVWLPRRQPKQSSINVDWQAQSTLHMLTNEKEIVYLALPGQTITDDAPAPISFAQPADEQLLQYATFGAFVARQKNAENTEIAQRKGPLIVGRGVHSSVNALVNLSAHTMPAMSLICGEFIKSLLTPGERDEPNDTNELPLSNGILNGNGHTESQDEDEDEEEEADLKQEDYKETKTELRKVLLDQNSALEKINNKEVEQQTLDARLQRVAKHDVILEF; from the exons ATGAATTTTGACGACGAAGATCGACTGGAGCTGCAGCATTTGGCGGGCGGCAGCATTGTTGAACATGCGCCCGTTTTCTCCGAACAGGGCAG aTTCATCTTTGTGCGCTGCAACCAAAAGGTGCAGGTGTTTGTCACCAGCACCGGCGAATTGACCCGTGAATTAGACGATGCAACATCGCCTTTGATCAGTTTGGAACTGGATGTGAAGCATCCAGATTTACTGTTAGGCTGCACAAGCAGCGGACAACTGTTGCGCTGGCATTGGCGCACTGGCGTGGTGCAGAAAGAGGTCAGGTTGAATCTGGACAGCGACTATACCGAAGTGGTAACATGCAATCTGTTGAATCTGTATAAGGGAGGTGAAACCGCCTGCGCCTTTGTTACCGCAAAGCACAACAGTGCCAATACAATGAAATGGTTTGTGTTTAACACCAACACCGGAGCGCAGATTGATGTTAATTGTAGTTTGAGATTGAG AACTCAAACACCTGTTGTGGATGTGAGCAAAGGCGCCTTCAAGTATATTGCTATAGCACAATTCATGTCTGTGCACTTTGTGCAGTACGAGACATGGCAATGCTTTAGCTTCAAGAACCGTATGCCTCTCACTTGCATTCGTCTTAGTCCATTCGAGCAAATGGCAGCCATAGGCACCCAATACGGTCAAGTTCTCATCTGGCGTCAGTTCGACAATCCCGAGTCGCTGCAGCGCACAGTGCATCATTGGCACAGCTCGGCCGTCTCTTGCATTGCCTTCACGCCCACGGGCATGAGTTTCTACAGCGGCGGCTTGGAGCGTGTGCTCGTCAAGTGGTCGCTGACAAGTACGCAGGAGCGCAGCTTTCTGCCACGTATGTCCAGCGTGCTCAAGCACATTGTGATCAGTGATGGCAACGAGAAACTTTTGGTCTGCACCGCTGACAATGCCCTGCAATTTGTCGATCCCAATGAGATGAAACTGCTGTCAACTTTGCAACATTTCACCTATGCTCTGTCTGACAACGGCGACAATGGTTTGTTCCCTATTGGTTTGTGCTTGAATCCACGCACAAATTCGCTGGTGCTCAATGGACGCATTGGACAATTGCAGTTCTATTCGGCGTATACCAAGAGTTTGCTATATAAT ttgCGGGTGGTGGAAGGCAATGTTCAGTCGGCGGAACCAAGAACCATCATTTACAACACTTGTGTGACGCGTGCCGCTTTCAACATTAACTGGATGGCTACAGGTGAAGTTTACAACGATCAACAAAATTTCCCTGAACTGCAATTGAAGTTCTGGCAATACCAGGAAAAACTGCAAAC CTACAAGCTGAACACAAACATTGAACTGCCGCATCAGGATGGCTTTGTGGCCATTGTCTTCTCCAATCAGTTTCAAGTGGACAATCTGCGCTGCGCTAGTGCCGGCAAGGATAATGTCATCAAACTGTGGACATTAACCGATTCAGAGAACATTTACAAGCGCAGCGTGATGTGGACTTGTGAGGCTCAAGCAAGCTACAAACACCAGAGACTGGAGTCCATCTGCTTCTCCCAGGATGGCTCACTGTTGGCCGCAGGCTATGGCCACACGCTGGTGCTATTTGATGCGCGGACGCTGCGATTGCTACATGCCCTCAGCACCTCCGCTGGCTATGATGGTGTCGTGTCCAAGGCACAGGTGCGTCTCTCGCATACGGCAATCAATGGGACACGCACGGAGTTGgtgcagcagcgacaacagttGTGGGGATTGCTGCAGACGCTActcaacagcaacgacaaaaAACTGGTGCAGCAGGCACAACAATTGATGGCAAGTCCGTCGTCCAGTAATCAGAGTCAGAGACAGTCGTCGACGGCCAAGGAACCAAGCAAGCAGGAAATCTATAAGCACATCATGCAAATGGCCGAATTGGGGCTGCATCagaagctgcagctgctgcgtcACTTTGACATCGAGTGCTACGTGAGCACAGCCTTTCAGAAAAGCCTCAAGGCGCATCTGCAAATGTGTGGGGTAGAACCACAGTCGGCTAATGAGCGTGTTCGCACGCTTAACGAGCGCTTGCATAGGTTGCAGCCACGTCAACGCTTCAAGGCGAAAGTTCGTCTGCTGCAACTGAAGAAACGGCGACAAAACTATGAACTCGACAGGCACGAAATATTACCGCTGTTTAGCATGCTGCAACTGGACGAGACGACAAAGCCAGCAGAAAAG CAGACAAGTCAGCAGGCCTGCCATACCTCAATCCATTCAAAAAAGGGTTCAATGAAAGCCAAGGAATCCGGCGAGAAGCTTGCTCCCTTGCAAGGCTCAGCGCAGATATCGCATGTGCAATTTGGATCTGGAGCGCAGGCGCATTTGGTTGCTGTCTGCACAGAGACGCGTGTGCTCATCTGGAATCTGATGACGTTGCGTCTGCAGGCGGGTCTGAAACTCTCGGTGCGCCAATTGGCCTTTGATCCGCTCACCAATCTGATAGCCGCCGTCACGCGTAACAATGAAC TGCACGTCTTCCAGCCAAATGTGCCACTGCCCATCTATCAGCGCAGCAATCTGCCCCAGCTGCACGGTCTGGTTTGGCTGCCACGTCGCCAGCCCAAACAGAGCTCCATCAATGTGGATTGGCAGGCGCAGTCGACGCTTCACATGCTCACCAACGAAAAGGAGATTGTCTATCTGGCATTGCCAGGTCAGACTATAACGGATGATGCACCAGCGCCCATTTCGTTTGCCCAGCCAGCTGacgagcagctgctgcagtaTGCAACCTTTGGTGCCTTTGTCGCTAGGCAGAAGAATGCCGAGAACACTGAGATTGCGCAGCGAAAAGGTCCACTTATTGTGGGTCGTGGTGTCCACAGTTCAGTCAATGCG CTTGTCAATTTGTCCGCCCACACGATGCCCGCCATGAGTCTGATCTGCGGGGAATTTATCAAATCGCTTTTAACGCCTGGCGAACGCGATGAGCCAAATGATACAAATGAGCTGCCGCTTAGCAACGGCATACTGAATGGCAATGGTCACACTGAAAGCCAAGACGAAgacgaggatgaggaggaggaggcggatCTGAAGCAGGAAGACTACAAAGAGACGAAGACAGAGCTTAGAAAAGTGTTGCTGGATCAGAATTCGGCACTGGAGAAGATCAATAACAAGGAGGTGGAACAACAGACGCTGGATGCGAGATTGCAACGTGTGGCAAAGCACGACGTAATCCTAGAGTTTTAA
- the LOC132788770 gene encoding uncharacterized protein LOC132788770: MWPNFIAIISLLCLALFAWAQAGPVPIVNEHHQLMPKVPQWHCLRYFKHDVLMMRRCRHLRVPTAPRLGDVLIRKRKK; the protein is encoded by the exons ATGTGGCCCAACTTTATTGCAATCATTTCGTTGCTGTGCCTGGCATTATTTGCCTGGGCCCAAGCTGGACCCGTGCCAATTGTGAATGAG CACCATCAACTGATGCCCAAGGTGCCCCAATGGCATTGTTTGCGTTACTTTAAACACGATGTGCTGATGATGCGACGTTGTCGCCATTTGCGTGTTCCTACGGCGCCACGTCTTGGTGATGTGCTCATAcgcaaaagaaagaaatag
- the LOC132798763 gene encoding uncharacterized protein LOC132798763, translating into MCLPHRYGCAPLALLLITLILNVAARPQHNLQHIAVLENAAWEQTLPPHFQNPFYQSPRVRQALAKSSWFGPGEQVVHERQAEKIPRMEIYNVLSHAGLLPRRHYF; encoded by the exons at GTGCCTGCCCCATCGATATGGTTGTGCCCCGCTCGCGCTGCTCTTGATCACCTTGATCCTCAACGTTGCGGCACGTCCGCAGCACAACTTGCAACACATTGCCGTCTTAGAGAATGCCGCCTGGGAACAAACGTTGCCGCCACACTTTCAGAATCCATTCTATCAATCACCTCGAGTCCGACAAGCGTTGGCCAAATCCAGCTGGTTTGGACCCGGCGAACAAGTG GTTCACGAGCGTCAGGCGGAGAAAATTCCACGCATGGAAATCTATAATGTGCTCTCTCATGCTGGTCTGTTGCCACGTCGTCATTACTTCTAA